A single Pseudomonas putida DNA region contains:
- a CDS encoding sigma-54-dependent transcriptional regulator: MRIHVSFIDRVGITQEVLALLGARNLNLDAVEMVPPNVYIDAPTLSPAVLEELHDALFEVRGVQSVDVVDILPGQRRHLQLDALLAAMSDPVLAVDSAGKVLLANPALIALCGRESAGRTVGELFNDPDLLQALLDNNFHLPMREMQLNGQSLLLDASPITNAGGLLTLYAPNRMGERLSALHHDHAEGFDALLGESPAIRTLKARALRVAALDAPLLVHGETGTGKELVARACHAISSRHTAPFLALNCAALPESLAESELFGYAPGAFTGAQRGGKPGLMELANQGTVFLDEIGEMSPYLQAKLLRFLSDGSFRRVGGDREVKVDVRIISATHRDLERMVAEGTFREDLFYRLNVLNLQVPPLRDRGQDILMLAHYFMQQACTQIQRPPCRLTPATHSALLANPWPGNVRQLQNVIFRAAAICEGNLVDIGDLDIAGTSVARGQDGEVASLEQAVGDFERELLQRLYASYPSTRQLAGRLQTSHTAIAQRLRKYGIPGKV; this comes from the coding sequence ATGCGCATCCACGTCAGCTTCATCGACCGCGTCGGCATCACCCAGGAAGTCCTCGCCCTGCTCGGTGCCCGCAACCTCAACCTGGACGCCGTGGAAATGGTCCCGCCCAACGTCTACATCGATGCCCCGACCCTCAGCCCGGCGGTGCTTGAAGAACTCCACGACGCCCTGTTCGAAGTGCGTGGCGTGCAGTCGGTGGACGTGGTCGACATCCTCCCCGGCCAGCGCCGCCACCTGCAGCTCGACGCCCTGCTCGCCGCCATGAGCGACCCGGTGCTGGCAGTCGACAGCGCAGGCAAGGTGCTGCTGGCAAACCCGGCGCTGATCGCCCTGTGCGGCCGCGAATCCGCCGGGCGCACGGTGGGCGAACTGTTCAATGACCCCGACCTGCTGCAGGCTTTGCTTGACAACAACTTCCACCTGCCGATGCGCGAAATGCAACTCAACGGCCAGAGCCTGCTGCTGGACGCCTCGCCCATCACCAACGCCGGCGGCCTGTTGACGCTGTATGCGCCCAACCGCATGGGCGAGCGCCTGTCAGCCCTGCACCACGACCACGCTGAAGGCTTTGACGCATTGCTCGGCGAGTCGCCGGCAATTCGCACCCTCAAGGCCCGCGCCCTGCGCGTGGCGGCCCTCGATGCGCCGCTGCTGGTGCATGGCGAAACCGGCACCGGCAAGGAACTGGTGGCCCGCGCCTGCCATGCCATCAGCAGCCGCCATACCGCGCCGTTCCTCGCCCTCAACTGTGCCGCACTGCCCGAAAGCCTGGCCGAGAGCGAGCTGTTCGGCTACGCCCCCGGCGCCTTCACCGGTGCCCAGCGCGGCGGCAAGCCTGGGCTGATGGAGCTGGCCAACCAGGGCACGGTGTTTCTCGACGAGATCGGCGAAATGTCGCCATACCTGCAAGCCAAGCTGCTGCGTTTTCTCAGCGATGGCAGCTTCCGCCGCGTGGGGGGCGATCGCGAGGTGAAAGTGGATGTGCGTATCATCAGCGCCACCCACCGCGACCTGGAACGCATGGTCGCCGAAGGCACCTTCCGTGAAGACCTGTTCTACCGCCTCAACGTGCTCAACCTGCAAGTGCCGCCGCTGCGTGACCGCGGCCAGGACATCCTCATGCTGGCGCACTACTTCATGCAGCAGGCCTGCACGCAGATCCAGCGGCCACCCTGCAGGCTGACACCAGCTACCCACTCGGCGTTGCTTGCCAACCCTTGGCCGGGCAACGTGCGTCAGTTGCAAAACGTGATCTTCCGTGCGGCAGCCATCTGCGAGGGCAACCTTGTGGATATCGGTGACCTGGATATCGCCGGCACCTCCGTGGCCCGCGGGCAAGATGGCGAAGTGGCCAGCCTGGAACAAGCGGTAGGCGACTTTGAGCGCGAACTGCTGCAGCGCCTGTATGCCAGCTACCCCTCGACCCGGCAGCTGGCGGGGCGGCTGCAGACCTCGCATACGGCGATCGCACAACGCCTGCGCAAGTACGGCATACCGGGTAAAGTCTGA
- the gcvH gene encoding glycine cleavage system protein GcvH has product MSELRFTEDHEWLRVEADGSVTVGITAYAQNALGDVVYVQLPELQPYDKGAEASTVESVKAASGVYMPLTGEVIAVNGGLNDSPELVNEDPLGEGWFFRFIPADMSEVTALLDQDAYDRLIKANDDA; this is encoded by the coding sequence ATGAGCGAGTTGCGTTTCACTGAAGATCACGAATGGCTGCGCGTCGAAGCCGATGGCAGCGTCACCGTGGGCATCACCGCCTACGCCCAGAACGCCCTTGGCGATGTGGTCTATGTGCAACTGCCCGAGCTGCAGCCGTATGACAAAGGCGCCGAAGCCTCTACCGTCGAGTCGGTGAAAGCCGCCAGCGGCGTGTACATGCCCCTGACCGGTGAAGTGATCGCAGTCAACGGTGGCCTCAACGACAGCCCCGAACTGGTCAACGAAGACCCGCTGGGCGAAGGCTGGTTCTTCCGTTTCATCCCTGCCGACATGAGCGAAGTCACCGCCCTGCTCGACCAGGACGCCTACGACCGCCTGATCAAAGCCAACGACGACGCCTGA
- the gltS gene encoding sodium/glutamate symporter, which yields MLELDFYGTLVAASLVLLLGHGLVKRVAILRTYNIPEPVAGGLVVALILLGLRSFDLKVQFDSSLQAPLMLAFFATIGLNADFASLKKGGRAVGIFLLAVTGLLLLQNAMSIGLATSLGLDPLMGLLTGSITLSGGHGTGAAWGATFSEKYGLASASELALASATFGLVLGGLIGGPVARLLIKRVQTPGAEQAMSRLPKGFEEPQKERLITPFSFIETLALISVSLLGGTLLNAQLQGTVFELPTFVCVLFVGVLLRNGLSALGLYQVFEREVSVLGNVSLSLFLAIALMSLKLWDLAALALPFLIILAAQTLLMALFAIFVTFRVMGSNYDAAVLAAGHCGFGLGATPTAIANMQAVTHRFGPSQMAFLVVPMVGAFFIDIINVIVIKLYLALPIFTVG from the coding sequence ATGCTGGAACTCGATTTCTATGGCACGCTGGTTGCCGCCTCCCTGGTCCTGCTGCTGGGGCATGGCCTGGTGAAACGCGTCGCCATCCTGCGTACCTACAACATTCCCGAGCCAGTGGCCGGCGGCCTGGTCGTTGCGCTGATTTTGCTAGGTTTGCGTAGTTTCGACCTGAAAGTTCAATTCGACAGTTCCCTGCAGGCGCCGTTGATGCTGGCCTTCTTCGCCACCATCGGCCTGAACGCGGACTTCGCCAGCCTGAAAAAAGGTGGCCGTGCGGTGGGCATCTTCCTGCTCGCAGTTACCGGGCTTTTGCTGCTGCAGAACGCCATGAGCATCGGCCTGGCCACGTCGCTGGGGCTGGACCCGCTGATGGGCCTGCTGACCGGCTCCATCACCTTGTCCGGTGGCCATGGCACCGGCGCGGCTTGGGGGGCCACCTTCAGCGAAAAGTACGGCCTTGCCTCAGCCTCGGAACTCGCCCTTGCCTCCGCCACCTTTGGCCTGGTGCTCGGGGGCCTGATCGGTGGGCCTGTCGCCCGCCTGCTGATCAAGCGCGTGCAGACGCCGGGTGCCGAACAGGCGATGTCGCGCCTGCCCAAGGGTTTCGAAGAACCGCAAAAGGAGCGCCTGATCACTCCGTTTTCATTCATCGAAACCCTGGCGCTGATCTCGGTCAGCCTGTTAGGTGGCACGCTGCTGAATGCCCAACTGCAAGGCACGGTGTTCGAACTGCCGACCTTCGTCTGCGTTCTGTTCGTGGGTGTGTTGCTACGCAACGGGCTTTCCGCGCTGGGCCTGTACCAGGTGTTCGAACGGGAGGTGTCGGTACTGGGCAATGTCAGCCTGTCTCTGTTCCTGGCGATCGCGCTGATGTCGCTCAAGCTGTGGGACCTCGCTGCACTGGCCCTGCCATTCCTGATCATCCTGGCCGCGCAGACATTGCTGATGGCGCTGTTCGCGATCTTCGTGACGTTCCGGGTCATGGGCAGCAATTATGACGCGGCGGTGCTGGCCGCAGGACACTGCGGGTTCGGCCTGGGCGCCACGCCGACTGCCATCGCCAACATGCAAGCGGTAACCCATCGCTTCGGGCCTTCGCAAATGGCGTTTCTGGTGGTACCGATGGTGGGCGCGTTCTTCATCGACATCATCAATGTGATCGTGATCAAGCTGTATCTGGCATTGCCCATTTTCACTGTGGGTTAA